In Zingiber officinale cultivar Zhangliang chromosome 8B, Zo_v1.1, whole genome shotgun sequence, a single genomic region encodes these proteins:
- the LOC122017318 gene encoding uncharacterized protein LOC122017318 gives MILIWSGLGSRLRITVFFLKAYSFVYPDHSSSGRWTLGLESKCGGLLGSSAAAAYPACFKPARARTKPRAHRNVPRVNPIVLIFSCIALASSLLSCSLDRRTEEAQRMESVAEKERADGTCGGPVAESLLSLPPTLTQSRRLHNFSFPTLSWGGQRVLRCLKLSDGVGSAVSVPDDQNRRNNPTKFPPAKGSPGVLERREGEARGRESERNHATAPISEADRPWNLRTRRAACNAPVETRNGNHVSPSLGAAAIEKVNFSVKTLRMGSNELEKGEMIKFSVSLSRREIEEDFFAIKGTKPPRRPKKRAKIIQRELDALFPGLWLSEITPDSYKIDEKKLDNLAN, from the exons ATGATTTTAATATGGTCTGGACTTGGCTCACGTCTTCGAATaacggttttttttttaaaggccTACTCGTTTGTTTACCCGGATCATTCAAGCAGCGGAAGATGGACATTGGGGCTCGAGTCGAAATGTGGTGGCCTGTTAGGTTCCTCGGCGGCCGCGGCATATCCAGCTTGTTTTAAACCCGCGAGAGCGAGAACCAAACCGAGAGCGCATCGGAACGTTCCTCGAGTTAATCCCATtgttttgattttctcttgtATTGCTTTGGCCTCTTCCCTGCTCTCTTGCTCGCTCGATCGGAGAACGGAGGAAGCCCAGAGGATGGAGTCCGTCGCGGAGAAGGAAAGAGCCGACGGAACATGTGGAGGCCCGGTGGCGGAGAGCCTGCTTTCGTTGCCGCCGACGCTCACCCAATCGCGCCGCCTTCACAATTTCTCTTTCCCGACTCTCAGCTGGGGAGGCCAGCGTGTTCTCCGCTGTTTAAAACTCTCCGATGGCGTGGGATCCGCGGTAAGTGTGCCGGATGATCAGAACAGGAGGAACAACCCGACAAAATTTCCCCCCGCGAAAGGGTCACCGGGCGTGCTGGAGCGGAGGGAGGGGGAGGCGAGAGGAAGGGAATCGGAGAGAAATCATGCCACCGCCCCGATTTCTGAGGCTGATAGACCCTGGAACTTGAGAACGAGAAGGGCGGCCTGTAATGCCCCAGTGGAGACTCGGAACGGGAACCATGTCTCGCCTAGTCTCGGGGCTGCGGCGATTGAGAAAGTCAATTTCTCCGTCAAGACGTTGAGGATGGGATCAAACGAGTTGGAGAAAGGAGAGATGATAAAGTTCTCCGTCTCTCTGTCTCGGAGGGAGATAGAGGAGGATTTTTTTGCCATCAAAGGGACGAAGCCCCCTCGACGACCAAAGAAAAGGGCTAAGATCATTCAGCGCGAACTTGAT GCACTATTTCCGGGTTTGTGGTTGTCGGAAATAACACCTGACAGCTACAAAATTGATGAAAAG aaatTGGATAATTTGGCGAACTAA
- the LOC122017319 gene encoding uncharacterized protein LOC122017319 isoform X1, with product MKTWGNRRVLRCVGVNGKGEGDGSGGSDSAGGQRFSETEGIGSDDPEGGSGDSSSAIDEVREKLLVHLREAADRIKLIVQETPALPPPPSRGDEPRAEAVRAEEAEAEPSSSAPPTWPWKLRTRRRGARVRAMFGQRASGSLAVAGEKRAARPRSSAPQRGERSDFSITLTREEIDEDIYAVTGYRARRRPRRRPRVVQKQLDVSPHPVTRSPAAVPWFMAVGDHLRLLQGYRLEAQPRRRLNISGKETIFLLICHRH from the exons ATGAAGACGTGGGGGAACCGGCGGGTGCTACGCTGCGTGGGCGTGAACGGCAAGGGCGAGGGAGATGGCAGCGGCGGTAGCGACAGCGCTGGCGGACAACGATTCTCAGAGACAGAGGGGATTGGATCCGATGATCCAGAGGGAGGCAGTGGCGACAGTAGTAGCGCGATCGACGAGGTGAGGGAGAAGTTGTTGGTTCACCTCCGGGAAGCGGCGGACCGGATCAAGCTGATAGTTCAGGAAACGCCAGCGCTACCACCCCCTCCGTCCAGAGGCGATGAGCCAAGGGCAGAAGCAGTTCGGGCGGAGGAGGCCGAAGCGGAGCCGTCGTCATCCGCGCCCCCGACGTGGCCATGGAAGCTGCGGACGAGGCGAAGGGGGGCTAGGGTTCGGGCGATGTTTGGGCAGCGAGCGAGCGGATCGCTGGCTGTTGCGGGCGAGAAAAGAGCGGCGCGGCCGAGGTCAAGCGCCCCGCAGCGGGGCGAACGGTCCGATTTCTCAATAACCCTTACGAGGGAGGAGATCGACGAGGACATCTACGCGGTAACGGGCTACAGAGCACGCCGCCGGCCTCGAAGGCGGCCCCGTGTCGTCCAGAAGCAGCTCGATGTGAGCCCTCACCCAGTCACCCGGTCACCCG CTGCTGTTCCCTGGTTCATGGCTGTCGGAGATCACCTACGACTCTTACAAGGTTACCGATTAGAAGCACAGCCGCGCCGACGGCTCAATATATCTGGGAAAGAAACCATATTTCTTCTCATCTGCCATCGCCATTGA
- the LOC122017319 gene encoding uncharacterized protein LOC122017319 isoform X2, whose protein sequence is MKTWGNRRVLRCVGVNGKGEGDGSGGSDSAGGQRFSETEGIGSDDPEGGSGDSSSAIDEVREKLLVHLREAADRIKLIVQETPALPPPPSRGDEPRAEAVRAEEAEAEPSSSAPPTWPWKLRTRRRGARVRAMFGQRASGSLAVAGEKRAARPRSSAPQRGERSDFSITLTREEIDEDIYAVTGYRARRRPRRRPRVVQKQLDLLFPGSWLSEITYDSYKVTD, encoded by the exons ATGAAGACGTGGGGGAACCGGCGGGTGCTACGCTGCGTGGGCGTGAACGGCAAGGGCGAGGGAGATGGCAGCGGCGGTAGCGACAGCGCTGGCGGACAACGATTCTCAGAGACAGAGGGGATTGGATCCGATGATCCAGAGGGAGGCAGTGGCGACAGTAGTAGCGCGATCGACGAGGTGAGGGAGAAGTTGTTGGTTCACCTCCGGGAAGCGGCGGACCGGATCAAGCTGATAGTTCAGGAAACGCCAGCGCTACCACCCCCTCCGTCCAGAGGCGATGAGCCAAGGGCAGAAGCAGTTCGGGCGGAGGAGGCCGAAGCGGAGCCGTCGTCATCCGCGCCCCCGACGTGGCCATGGAAGCTGCGGACGAGGCGAAGGGGGGCTAGGGTTCGGGCGATGTTTGGGCAGCGAGCGAGCGGATCGCTGGCTGTTGCGGGCGAGAAAAGAGCGGCGCGGCCGAGGTCAAGCGCCCCGCAGCGGGGCGAACGGTCCGATTTCTCAATAACCCTTACGAGGGAGGAGATCGACGAGGACATCTACGCGGTAACGGGCTACAGAGCACGCCGCCGGCCTCGAAGGCGGCCCCGTGTCGTCCAGAAGCAGCTCGAT CTGCTGTTCCCTGGTTCATGGCTGTCGGAGATCACCTACGACTCTTACAAGGTTACCGATTAG